The Diospyros lotus cultivar Yz01 chromosome 15, ASM1463336v1, whole genome shotgun sequence genome has a window encoding:
- the LOC127791585 gene encoding uncharacterized protein LOC127791585: MRLNPAKCAFRVQSGKFLGYMITQRGIEVNPKKIQAILDMEPPTSTKEVQRLTGRMEALGRFLSKSAERELSFLRTLRAGKNKVEENKQTEWLLFVDGASSSQGGGAGIVLVSLEGETLEYSLRFAFPSTNNVAEYEALIAGMMIVRKLEVTRLVAHSDSQLIVQQFQGQYEAREQIMAQCLRKVKDLAQTFQSFQLTQINRSLNGHADALSKLASTREAIRKAVFVEMLHQPSIEEKKVLCIEIGVDWRSPFYRYLTSNELLDDPQEV; the protein is encoded by the exons ATGCGGTTAAATCCAGCGAAGTGTGCCTTTAGAGTGCAATCTGGAAAATTCTTAGGATACATGATCACGCAAAGAGGGATCGAGGTAAACCCTAAGAAAATTCAAGCAATACTGGATATGGAACCACCAAcatcaactaaggaagttcAACGACTAACAGGGCGAATGGAAGCTCTCggacgttttctctccaagtcagctGAAAGAGAGCTCTCCTTCTTGCGAACATTGAGAGCAGGAAAAAA TAAGGTAGAAGAAAATAAGCAGACAGAGTGGTTGTTGTTTGTCGACGGAGCATCTAGTTCACAGGGAGGTGGTGCTGGGATAGTACTTGTATCCCTTGAGGGGGAAACATTAGAGTATTCTCTGCGATTTGCTTTTCCAAGCACCAACAACGTAGCTGAATACGAGGCATTAATTGCTGGAATGATGATAGTAAGGAAATTGGAGGTAACACGATTGGTTgctcatagtgattctcagttgattgtACAGCAGTTTCAAGGACAATATGAAGCCCGAGAGCAGATAATGGCTCAATGCTTGCGCAAAGTAAAAGACCTGGCCCAGACATTTCAAAGTTTccaattaacacaaataaatagaTCGCTCAATGGACATGCTGATGCGTTGTCCAAATTAGCATCCACTAGAGAAGCAATAAGGAAAGCAGTATTTGTGGAGATGTTACATCAACCaagcattgaagaaaaaaagGTATTATGCATTGAAATAGGAGTGGATTGGAGATCGCCCTTCTATCGTTATCTCACTAGCAACGAGTTACTAGATGATCCACAAGAAGTATAA